One segment of Zymoseptoria tritici IPO323 chromosome 2, whole genome shotgun sequence DNA contains the following:
- the TOR2 gene encoding TOR2 phosphatidylinositol 3 and 4-kinase (Phosphatidylinositol 3- and 4-kinase), which produces MRVVSQPTLPGTRTRSGSITCPRSRSSARWVSVESSVTLQLTDHAHEECIRSSLAKTRSKGFSDLKYILRHNQNSSKVTGLDDASFHSIFETLFHAAVGEQSTAAKAKTNATQKSAVTRLSDLASALRHAVEAGAPFIRAKTARAVLDHVADTIQLPNGSFCEPIVLDYAKCMRAVLSHQPHVEHMNRPSSTDPNQKDWERIADFCTRCIQQAVAETNEEDFPGDNDATSTIGTMNTLSYRSSRSALRESDGSQGTQQTLRMVADELIGCLRALTAAPNAPLQRKAEPLLWLLVEHLRVAASTPRSHEDAFTAINQLLCWTRTEDTKVTQDATPHLIRLVKNYWTAKSPALQSMTDTILLLRPYIFRAIGESGGLGLRAELSGLLQAIQGEYSKRQERDHQKQLSLDDVRMEINPMEISEAGKVGIALFTLQSSDARSNAECNWTLVYLLASLTNALMSTNHSNYQLNSDDEPDDGSEHRPAKRRRRDDHEHGDDFTTLLKATNTGPAQARICALQTLFFLVQQQAIDPIQMVRAVDTVMVLCTDDGNGVASWAYLALAGCASQISATSPKLADRWIAVWQIASRALSSVSACRSASFALYIMLQLRLVPHSSIHDLLQTTTNAMDLNGPAQMSDAVTLLLRAVLQYCQQTNPEAACSTAESILGWLSRTFVPSKIDDKQTPCEALALTHLTAELTRANEAWTTSVTERARQPSQDSFAMLCKACCIATCVSSCFEFSDSRRASQLRIQSNNLLHALGEYVARPGSDQTKADCFLTTFSAVMSGITRNDHSCGSRRTKCEAVICRTIKKTLDTIQEAAHFGEEDDATDLYDGAADSQDSRHARPTIETVDLANDLDAAVIASRGVITQFTQLGLALSLRDTQRLLEFFVETIIPSYTYGRSEVAIGTVLDVMENLRDLWTDPSNVDLYNLGLDVYDWCTGTALSNGVLSPSVQKRLASLLLQLCRLTVDYPSSDDDGSSGQDSSARTSLFGLLKQGTVSVQFHLAAHISKVFGRTVLSQHEAMFDDLVESLPEDIDHMEGIAMRLLFFAKLGSEWHSLLRQCVYYMFETAGTGSVFHAARCIANLASMLPLKTPRKLFALFAPQLLFTWLASSKSLRDIPFAAFQYASLNELLVDNRIEVCAQAVMHGSSEGIDTLSRALKILPQGVIKLSYAKSVAYAISCDIKTGSAQGSSGDTAPTEHRLKSYLNNRAEHVPTLAEQWPAIIGHFFLTSQQDDPEDKWLGAKQDNKRANEPDNAPALEAMRRMKAFGHSSRTLPQSQEPSFPSSNLWKEIGRLCRRLDIEPSCLWNPSTFSLTVRMILDAMDSSLGSLHSCLMIRRLRLLICMAGEVAFSGFPLKMLIHSLRPFLNDSECADDTLGILQYLFNSSREYLREHLNFLAGTVILLVLRLRKHAKSTHSSTTQESQHSATVQKMLGFQKWLVDYLSRRASDASSPAFDRLTESLNSLQLPGNARKDTPESNLLLFLLGQWSAEQALCPRTDCLEAIAILADNFEPAESISDDCIGTDSDAVLYSQALWDIIQQAAVSREFVQWSARVLGRAYAATGQRPHVDADGTGADLERHPRTTANDQITVNSQVIIARRWSELLYSRSRIEAGLAEHSLRKLVQRLSNSATELRVFVQVLPEEIDVAVADGFFSYEPPSIDQRAFTDVQDDALRRALHATAAKSMEAWTKELAVTVCRWAANVALVACLAPLVYSVSGLAAELLPSMLHILLVDEMNRKKTLHSELSTAITACLVETDPALKTKQQFFLKLLLYLRSQQYPRELTRSDRMKWLQVDPVLAAAAAARCAMPHCGLLLAESIPPVAQSSRRTSGRASTSQIMTTPALENDLLLSIYRQLEEPDSFYGVQQSASLDTVLSRLDHEANGLRSLMFRSAQMDSHMRHSHRLAEEDAVGMVHSLSNLNFNSLAFALLNQGVGGNVMTAGSMLEAAKALQQWDISLPETRVGDAFTAFGVLQELTRATEPRQIQGKVCMAVTEHTQRGITAGKSSRPSPSWCGVLASLTEVEAIVSSPELEEMTARWQAIRERSNWMRMARYEDVKSLLSNRETMFGVVSQNLELQRSLHVGQPDARTFEVQALLDQSRLAREHGRLQEALTAVATLSDLVELCTNNNLRVEAAVKLETASVLWDAGEASASVKMLQDVLGMTDLGKQTIPVGRAGLRAQLAHQLAEARLEKPEDIMRHYLKPAISDMKSVKTGTEAGRVFHEFAKFCDDELQNPGNIENFTRVVKLRQAKQEEVDAFKAALRTKKSAGDRADLTRSLNLETKWLEMDIEEETRLRDSRNNYVQQSLQNYLLALQASDAHDICVLRFFALWLEHSEDPGANAVVQKYLPDVPSWKFVLLMNQLMSRVSKESSTFQMALGELLIRIFKQHPYHSLHHLFANARNQPKSDETATKSRHSGSTAFVDRLYQDPVQKDFLTRLFYCNKLYRDIADSSPEANKSGKFNVRSIPSAKKLMENIVRAKMPPITINLPLRADAHYEIVPLIGKFRSEGTILGGVSAPKLVTVVDINGKEYKQIFKNGRDDLRQDAIMEQVFEEVSKMLRNHKSTRQRDLKVRTYKVIPLSNTTGVIEFVANSVPLMDYLRPAHQRYHPNDYKENKAREIINNAKDSAQSHRIGEYRRVCEHMHPVLRHFFLERFDNPDEWFSKRTAYTRTTASVSILGHIIGLGDRHCSNILLDEVTGEVVHIDLGVSFEAGRVLPIPELVPFRLTRDIIDGMGITKTEGVFRRCCEFTLDAVREDKDSIMTLLNVLRYDPLYNWTVSPLKAKRMQQAQDDNGRKGVQESEPSARQQHQDGGESERPLQVVENKLSKTLSTAATVNELIQQATDESHLACLFSGWGAYY; this is translated from the exons ATGCGAGTTGTTTCACAGCCAACGCTGCCGGGAACACGAACCCGCAGCGGCTCTATAACATGTCCGAGGTCACGCTCTTCGGCGCGCTGGGTAAGTGTCGAGAGCTCTGTTACTCTGCAATTGACTGACCACGCACATGAAGAGTGCATTCGATCGTCTCTGGCCAAGACTCGCAGTAAAGGTTTCTCAGATCTCAAGTACATTTTGAGGCACAACCAGAATAGCTCCAAGGTCACCGGACTAGACGATGCCTCTTTTCACTCGATATTCGAAACGCTATTTCATGCAGCGGTTGGCGAGCAATCCACGGCCGCCAAAGCCAAAACAAATGCAACTCAGAAGTCTGCCGTCACTCGGTTGTCCGATTTAGCCAGCGCATTGAGGCATGCCGTCGAAGCTGGTGCCCCTTTCATCAGGGCCAAGACTGCGCGAGCTGTACTCGATCATGTTGCGGACACCATTCAGCTTCCCAATGGAAGCTTTTGCGAGCCCATCGTCTTGGACTATGCGAAATGCATGCGAGCAGTCCTGAGCCATCAGCCACATGTTGAGCATATGAATCGACCTTCGTCAACGGACCCCAATCAAAAGGATTGGGAAAGAATCGCGGACTTCTGTACTCGATGCATACAGCAGGCGGTCGCCGAAACCAATGAAGAAGACTTTCCCGGAGATAATGATGCGACTTCCACGATTGGCACGATGAACACATTGAGCTATCGATCATCGCGTTCGGCTCTACGAGAATCTGACGGCTCGCAGGGAACACAGCAGACGCTACGTATGGTTGCCGACGAGCTGATTGGCTGCTTGCGAGCTTTGACTGCTGCTCCCAACGCTCCTCTGCAACGAAAAGCAGAACCTTTACTCTGGCTGCTTGTCGAGCACCTCAGGGTTGCGGCCTCGACACCTCGGTCTCATGAAGACGCTTTCACGGCCATCAACCAATTGCTCTGCTGGACGCGAACGGAAGACACTAAAGTTACCCAGGATGCAACGCCACATTTGATACGTCTGGTAAAGAACTACTGGACTGCTAAGTCGCCTGCTCTTCAGTCGATGACAGACACCATTCTCTTACTTCGTCCTTACATTTTCAGGGCGATCGGCGAAAGTGGAGGACTGGGTCTTCGGGCAGAGCTTTCCGGGCTCCTGCAAGCCATCCAAGGAGAGTACTCCAAGCGTCAGGAGCGAGATCACCAGAAGCAATTGAGCCTAGACGACGTTCGAATGGAGATCAACCCAATGGAAATTTCTGAGGCTGGCAAGGTCGGCATCGCTTTGTTCACTCTCCAGTCTTCGGACGCACGCTCGAACGCAGAGTGCAATTGGACACTGGTGTATCTTCTTGCATCCCTGACAAACGCACTAATGTCTACGAACCATTCCAACTACCAGCTCAACAGCGATGATGAACCCGACGATGGTAGCGAACATCGTCCCGCAAAACGCAGACGTCGTGACGACCATGAACACGGCGACGACTTCACGACCCTTTTGAAAGCCACCAACACTGGGCCTGCCCAAGCACGTATATGTGCACTGCAAACACTCTTCTTTCTCGTCCAGCAGCAAGCCATCGATCCAATTCAGATGGTCCGCGCAGTCGACACCGTCATGGTTCTTTGTACCGATGATGGCAATGGAGTCGCCTCGTGGGCGTACCTTGCCTTGGCGGGCTGTGCTTCGCAGATATCAGCAACAAGTCCGAAACTTGCAGACAGATGGATTGCTGTATGGCAGATAGCGAGCCGTGCTTTAAGTAGCGTCAGTGCTTGTCGATCAGCTTCATTCGCCCTGTACATCATGCTACAGCTTCGACTTGTGCCTCATTCAAGCATACACGATCTCTTGCAGACCACCACCAACGCAATGGACCTCAACGGACCTGCCCAAATGTCAGACGCAGTGACGCTACTGTTGAGAGCTGTGTTGCAATACTGCCAGCAGACAAACCCCGAGGCTGCTTGTTCGACCGCTGAGAGTATCTTGGGATGGTTGTCACGCACATTTGTCCCGAGCAAGATCGATGACAAACA GACACCGTGCGAAGCGCTTGCTCTTACACATTTGACCGCGGAGCTCACGCGAGCCAACGAGGCGTGGACGACTTCCGTGACAGAGCGTGCTCGGCAGCCCAGCCAGGACTCTTTCGCTATGCTATGCAAAGCCTGCTGCATTGCCACGTGCGTCTCCTCATGCTTCGAGTTCTCTGACTCACGCCGGGCATCACAGTTGCGCATTCAATCCAACAATCTGCTCCACGCTTTAGGCGAATACGTTGCACGGCCGGGATCAGATCAGACCAAGGCGGACTGCTTCTTGACCACATTCTCTGCTGTCATGTCGGGAATCACACGTAACGATCATTCTTGTGGGTCCCGTCGCACGAAATGCGAAGCGGTGATCTGCCGAACCATCAAGAAAACTCTGGACACCATTCAGGAAGCAGCACATtttggcgaagaagacgacgccACGGACTTGTATGATGGAGCCGCAGACTCGCAAGACAGTCGCCATGCTCGTCCAACGATCGAGACCGTCGATCTCGCAAACGATCTCGAC GCGGCCGTCATTGCCAGCAGAGGGGTCATCACCCAATTCACTCAGCTGGGACTCGCTCTGAGCCTCAGAGATACACAGCGACTTCTTGAATTCTTCGTCGAAACCATCATACCGTCCTACACCTACGGAAGATCCGAGGTAGCCATCGGCACCGTCCTTGATGTCATGGAGAATCTGCGAGATTTGTGGACGGATCCCAGCAATGTTGACCTATACAACCTGGGGCTCGATGTTTATGATTGGTGCACCGGCACGGCGCTCTCCAATGGCGTGCTGTCACCAAGTGTGCAAAAGCGTCTGGCGTCTCTTCTACTGCAGCTTTGCCGACTCACTGTGGACTATCCCTCTTCCGATGATGATGGATCATCTGGCCAAGATTCTTCCGCCCGGACGAGTCTTTTCGGACTTCTCAAACAAGGCACTGTGTCTGTACAGTTCCATTTGGCGGCGCACATATCGAAAGTGTTTGGTCGCACGGTCCTCTCACAACATGAAGCCATGTTCGATGATCTCGTTGAGAGCCTTCCCGAAGATATCGACCACATGGAGGGGATCGCCATGAGATTGCTTTTCTTTGCAAAACTCGGTTCAGAGTGGCACTCCCTTCTGCGACAATGCGTCTATTACATGTTCGAAACCGCCGGCACTGGCTCTGTGTTCCACGCAGCCCGCTGTATCGCAAACCTGGCCAGTATGCTTCCCCTCAAGACGCCACGCAAATTATTCGCCTTATTTGCGCCTCAATTGCTGTTCACCTGGCTGGCCTCTAGCAAGAGCCTTCGCGACATTCCGTTCGCCGCCTTCCAGTACGCCTCCCTGAATGAGCTCCTGGTGGACAATCGCATCGAGGTCTGCGCTCAGGCTGTCATGCATGGTTCTTCAGAAGGCATCGATACGTTGTCAAGAGCCCTAAAGATTCTGCCTCAGGGTGTCATCAAGCTGTCATATGCCAAGTCTGTGGCCTACGCTATCAGCTGCGATATAAAGACCGGCAGTGCACAAGGTTCTTCTGGTGACACAGCCCCCACAGAACACCGCCTGAAATCATATCTGAACAATCGAGCCGAACATGTCCCGACACTGGCAGAACAATGGCCGGCGATCATCGGTCACTTCTTCCTCACATCGCAACAAGATGATCCCGAGGACAAATGGCTCGGGGCCAAACAAGACAACAAGCGTGCCAACGAGCCAGACAACGCTCCTGCACTCGAAGCGATGCGCAGGATGAAGGCTTTCGGGCATTCGAGCCGGACATTGCCACAAAGCCAGGAGCCCTCCTTCCCAAGCAGCAATTTGTGGAAAGAAATCGGCCGTCTTTGCAGGAGACTGGACATCGAACCCAGTTGTTTGTGGAACCCGTCGACTTTCTCGCTCACTGTTCGAATGATATTGGATGCCATGGATTCATCTCTGGGTTCCCTGCATTCCTGCCTGATGATACGACGTTTGAGACTTCTAATATGCATGGCAGGCGAGGTTGCGTTCAGCGGCTTCCCCCTGAAGATGCTCATACATTCTCTTCGACCGTTCTTGAACGATAGCGAGTGTGCCGACGACACACTCGGTATTCTTCAATACCTCTTCAACAGCAGCCGGGAGTACCTGCGGGAGCACTTGAATTTTCTCGCCGGCACAGTGATACTGCTAGTCCTTCGGTTGAGGAAGCACGCAAAGTCCACTCACAGCAGCACTACGCAAGAGAGCCAGCATTCCGCTACTGTGCAGAAGATGCTGGGATTTCAAAAATGGCTGGTGGATTACCTGTCGAGACGTGCGTCGGACGCGAGCTCGCCTGCCTTCGACAGGTTGACCGAGTCCCTGAACTCTCTGCAGCTACCTGGGAATGCTCGCAAAGACACTCCTGAAAGCAATCTTTTATTGTTCTTGCTCGGGCAGTGGTCAGCAGAACAGGCACTTTGCCCGAGAACAGATTGTCTGGAAGCCATCGCCATTCTCGCAGACAATTTTGAGCCTGCGGAATCAATCTCAGATGATTGCATCGGTACGGACAGTGACGCTGTTCTCTACTCACAGGCACTCTGGGACATCATCCAGCAGGCAGCAGTGTCTCGAGAATTCGTACAATGGTCCGCTCGTGTCCTTGGTCGCGCGTATGCAGCTACTGGTCAGCGGCCACACGTTGATGCGGATGGGACGGGCGCTGACTTGGAACGTCATCCGCGTACGACAGCGAACGATCAGATCACTGTCAACTCTCAAGTCATTATCGCCAGACGTTGGTCAGAACTACTATACTCCAGGTCGCGAATCGAGGCTGGGCTTGCGGAGCATTCACTACGAAAATTGGTCCAGAGACTTAGTAATTCTGCGACAGAATTGCGCGTGTTTGTGCAGGTCTTGCCCGAGGAGATCGACGTCGCCGTCGCAGATGGATTCTTCAGCTACGAGCCCCCGTCGATCGACCAGCGCGCTTTCACAGATGTACAAGATGACGCCCTCCGCAGAGCATTGCACGCCACTGCTGCAAAATCCATGGAAGCCTGGACGAAGGAGCTTGCTGTGACTGTGTGCAGGTGGGCCGCCAATGTTGCATTAGTTGCGTGCCTAGCGCCGCTGGTCTACAGTGTCTCGGGCCTTGCTGCGGAGCTCCTTCCGAGCATGCTCCATATACTACTGGTCGATGAGATGAACCGAAAGAAGACATTGCATTCGGAATTGTCGACTGCCATTACCGCCTGCTTAGTCGAGACCGATCCCGCACTGAAGACCAAGCAGCAGTTCTTTCTCAAGCTCCTACTCTACTTGCGCAGCCAGCAATATCCTAGGGAATTAACAAGATCCGACCGCATGAAATGGCTGCAGGTTGATCCTGTCCTGGCCGCTGCCGCCGCAGCACGTTGTGCCATGCCGCACTGTGGTCTGCTCCTCGCGGAGTCGATCCCCCCTGTTGCGCAGTCCAGCAGGCGCACATCTGGACGTGCGTCGACTTCACAGATCATGACTACTCCGGCGCTCGAAAATGATTTGCTCCTGTCAATTTACCGACAACTTGAGGAACCGGACTCGTTCTACGGCGTCCAGCAATCCGCGTCGCTCGATACGGTACTCAGCCGTCTTGACCACGAAGCAAATGGGTTGAGGAGCCTCATGTTTAGATCAGCCCAGATGGACAGTCACATGCGTCACTCGCATCGCCTTGCCGAAGAAGATGCTGTCGGTATGGTGCACTCCTTGTCGAATCTCAACTTTAACAGTCTGGCATTCGCCCTCCTGAACCAAGGCGTGGGAGGTAACGTCATGACAGCTGGATCAATGCTCGAGGCCGCCAAAGCTCTACAGCAGTGGGATATTAGTCTGCCCGAGACTCGCGTTGGCGATGCATTCACTGCGTTCGGCGTGCTGCAAGAGTTGACAAGAGCTACTGAGCCACGCCAGATACAAGGAAAGGTCTGCATGGCAGTGACCGAACATACTCAGCGCGGGATCACTGCAGGCAAATCTTCGAGGCCGTCTCCGTCATGGTGTGGCGTTCTTGCCTCTCTCACCGAGGTCGAAGCGATTGTCTCCTCACCTGAACTAGAAGAGATGACAGCAAGGTGGCAAGCCATACGAGAGCGGTCGAACTGGATGCGTATGGCACGATACGAAGATGTCAAATCGTTGCTGTCAAACAGAGAGACAATGTTCGGCGTTGTCAGCCAGAACCTGGAGCTCCAGAGATCTCTACACGTAGGTCAGCCAGATGCCCGTACCTTCGAGGTCCAGGCTCTGCTTGACCAATCGAGACTCGCACGTGAGCACGGCCGGCTACAAGAAGCTCTAACTGCTGTTGCCACTCTAAGTGACTTGGTGGAACTCTGCACGAACAACAACCTCAGGGTCGAGGCCGCTGTGAAGCTCGAGACGGCATCTGTGCTCTGGGATGCCGGAGAAGCATCCGCATCGGTGAAAATGCTGCAGGATGTCCTAGGAATGACAGACCTTGGCAAGCAAACCATTCCAGTAGGCCGCGCCGGGCTACGCGCTCAACTGGCCCATCAATTGGCCGAGGCCCGGTTGGAGAAGCCGGAGGACATCATGAGACATTACTTGAAGCCGGCTATCAGTGATATGAAGTCTGTCAAGACCGGTACCGAAGCTGGCAGAGTGTTTCACGAGTTTGCAAAATTCTGCGACGATGAGCTGCAGAATCCAGGAAACATCGAAAACTTTACACGTGTGGTCAAACTTCGCCAAGCcaagcaagaagaagtcgatgCATTCAAAGCAGCCctgaggacgaagaagagtgCTGGCGACCGCGCCGATCTGACTCGCTCGCTCAACCTGGAAACAAAATGGCTCGAGATGGATAttgaggaagagacgaggCTCAGGGACAGTCGCAACAACTACGTCCAGCAAAGCCTCCAAAACTACCTTCTCGCTTTGCAAGCCTCGGACGCGCACGACATATGCGTGCTCAGATTCTTTGCTTTGTGGCTGGAGCACTCCGAGGATCCTGGAGCCAACGCAGTCGTGCAAAAGTACCTCCCAGATGTCCCGAGCTGGAAGTTTGTGCTCCTGATGAACCAGCTCATGTCTCGTGTTAGCAAGGAGTCATCCACGTTCCAAATGGCATTAGGTGAGCTGTTGATCCGCATCTTCAAGCAACATCCCTATCACAGCCTCCATCATCTGTTCGCCAACGCAAGGAATCAACCAAAGAGCGACGAGACGGCCACCAAGTCTCGCCACTCGGGCTCGACGGCATTTGTAGACCGCCTTTACCAGGATCCAGTTCAGAAAGACTTCCTCACCCGCCTCTTCTATTGCAACAAGCTCTACAGAGATATCGCAGACAGCTCTCCCGAGGCCAACAAGTCTGGCAAATTCAATGTGAGGAGCATTCCAtctgcgaagaagctgatGGAAAATATCGTCAGAGCAAAGATGCCTCCGATCACGATCAATCTGCCCCTGCGCGCTGATGCACACTATGAGATCGTGCCTCTTATTGGTAAATTCAGGTCTGAGGGTACGATCCTTGGTGGAGTTAGCGCGCCCAAGCTCGTCACGGTCGTCGATATCAATGGCAAAGAGTACAAGCAGATCTTCAAGAACGGCAGAGACGATCTGCGCCAGGACGCCATCATGGAGCAGGTCTTTGAGGAAGTCAGCAAGATGCTTCGCAATCACAAATCGACTCGTCAGCGTGACCTGAAAGTGCGGACATACAAAGTCATACCTCTGTCCAATACCACCGGAGTCATCGAGTTCGTTGCGAATTCGGTCCCACTCATGGATTACTTGCGGCCAGCACATCAGCGATATCATCCGAATGACTACAAAGAGAACAAAGCGCGCGAGATAATCAATAACGCCAAAGACTCTGCCCAGAGTCATCGGATTGGCGAATATCGAAGGGTATGCGAGCACATGCATCCTGTCCTTCGCCACTTCTTTCTGGAGCGATTTGATAATCCCGACGAGTGGTTTTCGAAGCGTACTGCGTACACGAGGACCACTGCGAGTGTCTCAATTCTGGGCCACATCATCGGGCTAGGTGACAGGCACTGCAGCAATATCCTCTTGGACGAAGTGACAGGCGAAGTGGTGCACATTGATCTAGGAGTGTCATTTGAAGCCGGTCGGGTACTGCCCATTCCCGAACTGGTCCCCTTCCGCCTTACACGGGACATCATCGATGGTATGGGTATTACCAAGACCGAAGGTGTTTTCCGTCGATGCTGCGAATTCACCCTTGATGCCGTTCGTGAAGACAAGGACAGCATCATGACACTACTGAACGTCTTACGTTACGATCCCCTGTACAACTGGACGGTCTCGCCTCTGAAGGCAAAGCGTATGCAGCAAGCGCAAGATGACAACGGGCGGAAGGGAGTGCAGGAGAGTGAGCCATCAGCGAGACAGCAGCAccaagatggaggagagtcGGAAAGACCATTGCAAGTCGTGGAGAACAAACTTTCGAAGACTTTGAGCACGGCGGCGACTGTCAATGAGCTTATTCAGCAGGCCACAGATGAGAGTCATCTGGCATGCCTGTTCAGCGGGTGGGGTGCTTACTACTGA